Proteins from one Procambarus clarkii isolate CNS0578487 chromosome 8, FALCON_Pclarkii_2.0, whole genome shotgun sequence genomic window:
- the LOC138361998 gene encoding uncharacterized protein, translating to MYCILHDECMYCTPYMVNDRVITWRFPSAAALHWMDATQDVYLSHGPEAAVALYRKHISSFKDQLTRLAASTPVVFKLLDDLRRANDLNGSQAINTRSNYPLYNKAALAALSGTGVIIWDSTVPLSRAYILRCEAQLLHTPPWHHWNCLDPYHVGYILVDQYADMIINDYCNKYLNLGKDFCV from the exons ATGTACTGCATACTACACGATGAATGCATGTACTGTACACCATACATGGTTAATGATCGAGTCATTACATGGAGGTTCCCTTCAGCTGCGGCACTTCACTGGATGGATGCAACTCAAGATGTGTACCTAAGCCAtggacccgaggcagccgtcgccTTATACAGGAAGCACATCAGTAGCTTCAAAGACCAACTCACCCGCCTTGCAGCCAGCACCCCTGTCGTCTTTAAGCTCCTCGATGACCTCAGG AGAGCCAATGACTTAAATGGAAGCCAAGCCATCAACACTCGGAGTAACTACCCGTTGTACAACAAGGCGGCGCTGGCGGCACTGTCAGGGACAGGTGTGATCATCTGGGACAGCACAGTGCCACTCTCCCGGGCCTACATCCTCCGCTGTGAGGCACAACTCCTGCACACTCCACCGTGGCACCACTGGAACTGCCTGGACCCCTACCATGTAGGGTACATCCTCGTCGACCAGTATGCTGATATGATCATCAATGATTACTGTAACAAATACCTGAATTTAGGCAAAGACTTTTGTGTCTAG